Below is a window of Populus alba chromosome 2, ASM523922v2, whole genome shotgun sequence DNA.
ACTAATAAAATACTACTGATCACCGTAAAATTACTTCATTTTCCTTTCCCCTCTACGAGTAGCGTACATTCCATGGATAATGTCTgcctattttattgtttttttatgttgtttgcaGGAAATCCACGTGTAACTCCTGAAGTTACACGAGATGTTTGCTTACTAGCTAGGATGATGGCTGCTAATCTCTATTTCTCCCAGATAGAGGATCTTATGTTTGAGGTATTGCAAAAATTGTGTACAGTAATCTTCAGGGTATAATCATGCCATTTTTGTTATCGGTTTGTCTGATTTCATTTGCAGCTGTCCATGTGGCGCTGCAATGAAGAACTTCGTGTTCGCGCAGATGAACTTCATTCATCTTCAAAAAGATATGCGAAACACTACATAGGTATTCATTAACTCTCCTTTTAAGGATGTTTCAAAATGTAGAGATCAGGAATGTAAGTAGTCTACGCATGGCAATGTGAGAGCTTCTGGTTTTTTCTAcagtttattggatttataaagagcttctggttttttttgtttgttttttgctaCATGGGTTATGAGAACAGAATTTTGGAAACAGATCCCTCCAAATGAGCCATATCGTGTTGTTCTTGGAAATGTAAGGGACAAGCTGTACAACACCCGCGAACGCTCTCGTCAGTTGTTAGCCAATGGGAAATCtgacattcctgaggattcaaCTTTCACTAATGCTGAGCAGGTCCCTTCCATGTCAATTACTTTCAGTTTGAGGAAATATACTGTTGTGGTAACTTTATAGCAGTCTTGCCGTGAGGTATCATTTGGATGATAGATGCCTACCAATCTCACCGATATCATTTTTTGTCCTCAAATTTCCACTTGTTAATTGCATGTGCTATGATTCTGCAGATGAAAGAAATCCTTTTTTactgattttggtttttgttctTGCAGATCCTCGAGCCTCTTGAACTCTGCTACAGATCACTGTGTGCCTGTGGTGATCGACCAATTGCAGACGGGAGCCTCCTTGATTTCTTACGGCAAGTTTCTACCTTTGGACTCTCACTTGTCAGACTTGATATCCGGCAGGAATCTGACAGGCACACTGATGTTCTGGATGCCATCACAAAGCACTTGGGCGTTGGATCCTATCGAGAATGGTCTGAGGAGCATAGGAGGGAATGGCTCTTATCTGAGCTCCGTGGCAAACGTCCTCTTTTTGGACCTGATCTTCCCAAAACTGAAGAAATTGCTGATGTGCTGGACACGTTTCATGTCATTGCAGAACTTCCTCCGGACAACTTTGGTGCTTATATAATCTCAATGGCCACGAGCCCTTCTGATGTACTTGCCGTTGAACTGCTACAACGTGAATGTCATGTCCAACAACCACTTAGGGTTGTTCCATTGTTTGAAAAGCTGGCTGATCTTGAAGCCGCTCCTGCTTCTATGGCTTGTCTCTTCTCAATAAATTGGTATAGAGACCGGATCAAGGGGAAGCAAGAAGTCATGATCGGGTACTCAGATTCTGGAAAGGATGCCGGGCGTCTCTCTGCTGCTTGGCAGCTGTATAAGGCTCAAGAAGAGCTTGTGAAGGTGGCGAAGCAATTTGGGGTTAAGCTAACCATGTTCCACGGTCGAGGAGGGACAGTTGGAAGAGGTGGAGGGCCTACCCATCTCGCTATATTATCTCAACCACCTGACACCATTCATGGATCACTTCGTGTGACCGTTCAAGGAGAAGTTATTGAAAAGTCCTTTGGTGAAGAGCACTTGTGTTTCAGAACGCTCCAGCGTTTTACAGCTGCCACACTTGAGCATGGAATGCATCCTCCGGTCTCACCAAAATCAGAATGGCGTGCTCTCATGGATGAGATGGCAATTGTTGCGACAAAAGAATACCGATCCATAGTCTTCCAAGAACCTCGTTTTGTCGAATACTTCCGCCTCGTAAGTATTTAACCCAGCATTGTCATTACTCCTACAAATCTGTTCAATCTGATCACAGCAACAAAATTCTAATATCCTTATCAGTTCACTAGGAAAGTCTTGAATTATTCTTGTGATTAGCGAACTGGatattttccttctctttgcTCTTATCGGAGTAATTAAATGTTACACTGTTTGGGCTTAGCCTCATTAAAACTCCTACAAAATTCAGTAGTTTAGTGTTTGAGGTTTGAAATAGTTTGTGGGTCCTTCATTTTTACTGTTTGGAACTATTGTGCTGAAGGACATATTTCCCTTATCTGGTGTTTGGAATTTCCACGATGCAGGCAACACCAGAGTTGGAGTATGGTCGGATGAACATTGGCAGTCGACCATCAAAACGGAAGCCAAGTGGCGGCATTGAATCACTCCGAGCAATCCCATGGATCTTTGCTTGGACCCAGACAAGGTTTCATCTACCAGTTTGGCTTGGCTTTGGAGCAGCATTTAAGCATGTGATTCAGAAGGATACAAAAAATCTCCACACGCTCCAGGAGATGTACAATCAGTGGCCTTTCTTCAGAGTCACAATTGACTTAGTTGAGATGGTTTTTGCCAAGGGAGGTCCAGGAATCGCTGCTTTGTATGACAAGCTCCTAGTGTCAGAAGAACTGCGACCCTTCGGGGACCGCTTGAGAGCAAACTATGAAGAAAATAAGCTCTTCCTCCTCCAGGTATGGGGATAAACAATTAGTGTAAGAGagcaaattatataaaaaaatactcaaaatcCTTTGATTTGTTCTCCCTTCTGAACATTTCTAGATCCAACCCTGTTCTGTGTTTGAGTGCCTATTGCCACAATTCTTTGACGTGGCTTGGATCCACCTGTGAATAAATCCATTATGCTCTATGTGCTTGCAGATTGCCGGGCATAAAGACCTTCTTGAAGGAGACCCATACTTGAAGCAGAGGCTTCGTCTTCGCGATGCATATATCACAACCCTAAATGTTTTCCAAGCCTACACGTTGAAGCAGATTCGTGATCCTGACTACCATGTGACAGTAAGGCCACACTTGTCGAAAGATTACATGGAGTCGACCAAACCGGCTGCAGAGCTTGTGAAGCTTAACCCTGCAAGTGAGTACGCACCAGGCCTGGAAGACACCCTCATTTTAACCATGAAGGGCATCGCTGCTGGCCTGCAAAACACTGGTTAAGACAGCTTTTCTGCCTTGTAATACCACATCATATAGGAATAACTTGCAAGTCTGCTCTGTGTCAATAGAACTTTGAACCAGCATCTAATAAGTCCTCTAATGTAAGGTTGTCAAAAACATAATGTAaacttaaattttcaaaaaaatagcataaaatgGTAAgtaaactttttttgttttttcatacaTAGCTCAAAGTAAAAATACTAGTAGTTATAGCAGTTGTAATAGGTATTTCAAAAGTAACATAAACAACTCAAGTAGCAGCATTTGCAACAGCAGCAGAAGTTATGGAAAGCTGTCGCTCAAGTATCATCATGATTAATTACTATTCAACTACCTTGTTTTATTATGGTGCCTTAATTATTTGCTTATATCAGAAATAGATAGACATGATCATAGAAACTTGGCATCGCTGCTAAAGCAACAAAAGATTTCAAGAGGGTAACCAGAAAAACCAGCAGTAGCATGAAAAGATATGGCTGCAACAAAAATGTACAGAATGGCAGAAGCATTAACAACCAGTGGTACATAACCGCAActataaaaagataagaaaattaattaattatatagcaAAATAGACAACTTTTTACTTGCTATTCCAACTAATTAAGGAAAACGAGGGGGGAAACTAAGTAACTAACGCACGCAAGAGAAGAAAATTACAAGATATGATTGGAGAGTTTACAAGGGAGTTGCTGGTTTTCGGAATATCATATACACATcggaaacaataaaacaaaattatttgggagcttttaggattttattagaCATATCTAAAGTTGTTTAGAGATTTATTATCTGgagttctgatttttttttgctttgaacaATTCATTAAAGGTTGAGTTGTTGCAAATCACTAGTCGTTTAATTGTCCGACCTCAAATAATAATTCACACGAACTACCAGTAAGAAATTTTCTAAATCTCTATTTAGAATAAATAGATTAATATGCATAGAGTGTTAACTCGCTATTATGTCacttaaatagattttttagtcTAACAAataaccacaaaaaataaaaagcatagcttactattttataaaaaaatataagaaaccttataaattgaaaaaatatcaattttttccctgaataatatctatatattaattaaaaaaaattagaatcaactcaatcaagtccttacttgatttttctaggtctagaaatataatccctatattaattatattatagtccttaatttctaaaatatattttaaccaaGTCATACAATTAAATGATCCCAGTTTAATTTCTGACTAATggttcttaatatatatataacccatTAAGTTCCTAATATGCTGgcacaaatataaattataattataattaaataaattaaacaatttaatttattatcaattcaacaattgattaatttatatttgaagataagGTGCATCCTCTACCAAATGTGTCATGACTGGTTTCCTagtgtaattaatatcatttgatcaataatatttcaatttaacattaaagcatagAGTGTATCTACcatattaaatcatgtttgctATCTACAAAATAGCATTTTATCGtttaaataagatttcaaagtcttttcaaatctcattccaccttgGCTAAGGATTTCTCAGTCTACACACTAcaagaaaattgacaaatacaAACAGAAACACTAACAGATTTTTTCCATCGGTACTTTACAGTGATATTTATCGATCGAATTTTTTCCATCGCTAACTTCATCGGTAAATACCAATGGAAATATGTCATCAGTATATACCaagggaatccaagtcggaatagaaggaattaaaaaaaaaaaaacaaacaaacagtaTGATGACGTGTAAGTTTTTACAAACACCATTACCAATGGAATTACAATTGGATTCAAAAAGGTAAGTCGTACAGTGATGTCACTTATACCAACAGGATTGCTGATGGATTGATAGACAAAATAATTTCATCGATAAATCCAttggtaatatttaatatatgacCTGGCGCTCGAATCCTCTTCTCtccctcccctatttctccttctcctttaaaaaaaactctataacaaaacaaacaaaccccCCCCCACATCCCCCCTCATCTTAATACAACTTTTATAGTCATGACAACACTCTATTTGACAACATctgtattttgattaaaattttattatggatttttcATCTAAGTAAGCCAAATCtacccttttttatattttaacacatttctaaaatgttaattttttttattgtatatttttgtagtatatttattttgtttgagtgATTacttataaattgttttttctcaaacaaacttgttgtatggatttatgaatttgtacatgttatggtttgttttagattttgtaaaattgtatttgtttgtaaattgttgaaacttatgTCGAATTACCAACTTAGGTATgttatgatgaaataaataatggcttGTTTAACGGatccattttatattttgtcaattttattgtcgaGTTGTAATTTATGTAAATGTGTACAAATTAATTTGTATCTacatagataattgataatgaattaaaaaaagtattaaagaAGGTTGAACAATCTTGAgctaaactaatatttttacaaatttatttagttaaagtAGTTAATTAACACATGTTGTTATCATTATTTGAATATAGGTTCGATAGAAGCTATGGATGATTGTTCAtagatgtatcgagattcaccccaaggattgttGAGGATGTATTATTGTAACAAGATTCacggttttattaattacacaacatctaatccaagaaatattagtggatgcggtattaggtgtccatgcaagAGGTGTAAACATAAAAAGTGTTGGTATACACATGAAGAACCATTTGTTCCTCACGAGACGATGGTAGAAAGGATGGTTATGTCAACTTCTAATGCTAACAACGTGCATGGAGTTGTAAATGACAACATTAATCCTTATAGAactatggttatggatgcaatgacaATGAATCAGGGTTATGCTGGTCAATGTTCAATCATAGATGAAGAACCTAATGTGGATGTGACCaggttttttgatcttttgaaagattttgatgaaccattataggatggctcacaaatcacaataaattattgGTCATCGAATAGGTGTTTACCATCAAGTCGAATTATGGGTTAAG
It encodes the following:
- the LOC118044184 gene encoding phosphoenolpyruvate carboxylase 2 isoform X1, whose translation is MADRNLEKMASIDAQLRLLAPGKVSEDDKLVEYDALLLDRFLDILQDLHGQDIRETVHDCYELSAEYEAKHDPQKLEELGRVITSLDPGDSIVVTKSFSHMLNLANLAEEVQIAYRRRIKLKKGDFADENSATTESDIEETLNRLVGQLNKSPEEVFEALKNQTVDLVLTAHPTQSVRRSLLQKHARIRNCLTQLYAKDITPYDKQELDEALQREIQAAFRTDEIRRTPPTPQDEMRAGMSYFHETIWKGVPKFLRRVDTALKNIGIQERVPYNAPVIQFSSWMGGDRDGNPRVTPEVTRDVCLLARMMAANLYFSQIEDLMFELSMWRCNEELRVRADELHSSSKRYAKHYIEFWKQIPPNEPYRVVLGNVRDKLYNTRERSRQLLANGKSDIPEDSTFTNAEQILEPLELCYRSLCACGDRPIADGSLLDFLRQVSTFGLSLVRLDIRQESDRHTDVLDAITKHLGVGSYREWSEEHRREWLLSELRGKRPLFGPDLPKTEEIADVLDTFHVIAELPPDNFGAYIISMATSPSDVLAVELLQRECHVQQPLRVVPLFEKLADLEAAPASMACLFSINWYRDRIKGKQEVMIGYSDSGKDAGRLSAAWQLYKAQEELVKVAKQFGVKLTMFHGRGGTVGRGGGPTHLAILSQPPDTIHGSLRVTVQGEVIEKSFGEEHLCFRTLQRFTAATLEHGMHPPVSPKSEWRALMDEMAIVATKEYRSIVFQEPRFVEYFRLATPELEYGRMNIGSRPSKRKPSGGIESLRAIPWIFAWTQTRFHLPVWLGFGAAFKHVIQKDTKNLHTLQEMYNQWPFFRVTIDLVEMVFAKGGPGIAALYDKLLVSEELRPFGDRLRANYEENKLFLLQIAGHKDLLEGDPYLKQRLRLRDAYITTLNVFQAYTLKQIRDPDYHVTVRPHLSKDYMESTKPAAELVKLNPASEYAPGLEDTLILTMKGIAAGLQNTG